In a single window of the Heterodontus francisci isolate sHetFra1 chromosome 35, sHetFra1.hap1, whole genome shotgun sequence genome:
- the LOC137350455 gene encoding histone H2A-like, with protein MSGRGKTSGKARAKAKSRSSRAGLQFPVGRVHRHLRKGNYAERVGAGAPVYLAAVLEYLTAEILELAGNAARDNKKTRIIPRHLQLAVRNDEELNKLLGGVTIAQGGVLPNIQAVLLPK; from the coding sequence atgtctggaagaggaaagaccagcggcaaagctcgggccaaggccaagtctcgctcctcccgggctggactgcagttcccggtgggccgtgttcacaggcacctaagaaagggcaactatgctgagcgtgtgggtgccggagccccggtctatctagctgctgtgctcgagtatctgaccgctgaaatcctcgagctggctggcaacgcggcccgggacaacaagaagacccgcatcattcccagacacctgcagctggccgtgcgcaacgacgaggagctcaacaagctgctgggaggggtgactatcgctcagggtggggtgctgcctaatatccaggccgtgctgctgcccaag